The sequence gccgattgggcggggtgtaagattaataggaagagcacatcggggacttgccagttcttgggaagatccttggtgtcatgggcttcaaagaagcaaaattcggtcgctctttccaccgccgaagccgaatacattgccgcaggacattgttgcgcgcaattgctttggatgaggcaaaccctgcgggactacggttacaaattaaccaaagtccctttgctatgtgataatgagagtgcaatcaaaatggccgacaatcccgtcgagcatagccgcactaagcacatagccattcggtatcattttcttagggatcaccaacaaaagggagatatcgagatttcttacattaacactaaagatcaattagctgatatctttaccaagcctcttgatgaacaatcttttaccagacttaggcatgagctcaatattcttgattctagaaatttcttttgctagcttgcacacatagctcatttgaatacctttgatcatatctcttttatatgctatgactaatgcgttttcaagtctatttcaaaccaagtcataggtatattgaaagggaattggagtcttcggcgaagacaaaggcttccactccgtaactcatccttcgccatcgctccaagaaaaggaccttgtctttgggggagagagtaaaagcccaaagcaaaaggaccggacttcgtctttggtataatcttaactcatttacttatgaccaaaggggaagatagttcttcgaagggctctaataattctgtttttggcgattcatgccaaagggggagaaagtatgagcccaaagcaaaaggaccgcaccaccaccaatttcaaaaacttagtgctttccaagagtatttatcaattggtaccctattatgttcaaaaggaggagaaaattagttttttttaaatgtatatcaaaaccctcttgaacactaagaggtggatttcctttagggggagttttgttaagtcaaagaaaaaaaacatttgaaacagggggagtaaatttcaaatcttgaaaatgctttgcaaactcttattcatttacctttgactatttgcaaaagatctttgaaatggatttacaaaaagaatttgcaaaaacaaaacatgtggtgcaaacgtggtccaaaatgttatataaaagaaacaatccatgcatatcttgtaagtatttatattggctcaattccaagcaacctttacacttacattatgcaaactagttcaattatgcacttctatatttgctttggtttgtgttggcatcaatcaccaaaaagggggagattgaaagggaattaggcttacacctagtccccatttaattttggtggttgaattgaccaacacaaattatttggactaactagtttgcccaagtgtatagattatacaggtgtaaaaggttcacactcagccaataaaaagaccaagttttggattcaacaaaggagcaaaggggcaaccgaaggcacccctggtctggcgcaccggactatccggtgtgccaccggacatgtccggtgcaccagggggactcaggctcaaactctccaccttcgggaatttccagaggcactcgcgctatatttcaccggactgtccggtgtacaccggacagtgtccggtgcgccatggagaagaggcctcaggaactcgccagcttcgggaaattccaacggctagtccgctaaaattcaccggactgtccggtgtgcaccggactgtccggtgcgactccagtgcaacggctctctgccgcgcatttaatgcgcgctctgcgcgcgcagaagccaggcgcgcccatactggcacaccggacagcaaacagtacctgtccggtgtgcaccggacacccaggcgggcccacaagtcagaagctccaacggtcagaatccaacggcagtgatgacgtggcagggggcaccggactgtccggtgtgcaccagactgtccggtgcgccatcgagcagacagcctcccaacggccacatttggtggttgaggctataaataccccaaccaccccaccattcattgcatccaagttttacacttcccaactactacaagagctctagtattcaattcaagacacaccaaagagatcaaatcctctccaattccacacaaagccctagtgactagtgagagtgatttgtcgtgctcttttgagctcttgcgcatggattgcttcttttctttctcacttgttcttgtgatcaatactccattgtaatcaaggcaagaggcaccaattgtgtggtggcccttgcggggaagttttgttcccggctttgatttgagaagagaagctcactcggtccgtgggaccgtttgagagagggaagggttgaaagagacccggcctttgtggcctcctcaacggggagtaggtttggaagaaccgaacctcggtaaaacaaattcgcgtgtcacacacttcattattcgcttgcgatttgttttgcgccctctctcgtggactcgtttatatttctaacgctaacccggcttgtagttgtgttcatatttgtaaatttcagtttcgccctattcaccccccctctaggtgactatcaattggtatcagagcccggtgcttcattagagcctaaccgctcgaagtgatgtcgggagatcacgccaagaaggagatggagaccggcgaaaagcccactacaagccacgggagcacttcatcggaagagtcccgcaccaagaggaaggagaagaaggactcctccaaacggaaggagaaaaagtcttcctcctctcaccacaaagagaagaaggaaaaatcttcttcccacaagccgcatcggaaaggcgacaagcacaagaggatgaggaaggtggtctactacgagaccgacacttcatcaacatcgacctccgactccgatgcgccctccgtcacttctaagcgccaagagcgcaagaagtatagtaagatccccctacgctaccctcgcatttccaaacatacacctttactttccgtcccattaggcaaaccaccaacttttgatggtgaagattacgctaggtggagcgatttaatgcgatttcatctaacctcgctccacaaaagcatatgggatgttgttgaacaAAGAGAGGCTAGAGGCTTTAAGCATTCTTCCAAACAGACTTGATTGTGACCGACAATTAAATGAGACTACTCTTCACTCCTTGTCTAGTGAGCATGCTAGTGTAAGGTAGGTAAACCACCAAGCTTTTGTTTCATGGTATTGGATAGGTGTGTAGGCATCTAGCTGATGTATCATGGCTTTTGGTTATAGGAAATGGTCATACGAGTGTAAACTAGGTGACACGACAAGGTTATGTGTCAAGTCTTTTGGGTACTGGCCTAATCTTTTGTTTCACTATTCTATCAAACTTATGTATGTCATGCTCTAGATTCTGTATATTCTGATTCAGGTCGTGTAAATTACGTTGAAACAATCCCATATAGTACTCTAGACCTTGGTCTGTCTTATCCTCAATCGCAACAGGTGTTATCTTATGTCGTACCTCAACAACACTCACGTCCTTAGTCTCGGCATCAAAATCTACAAATGCCTGCAACAACAAAAATAACTATGCTTAGAATCGTAGGAGTACATTAAATCCGCACAACACAAAACTAACATGGGAGGGATGCTTGATACTTGTACATCACCGTCATTAGGGGTGATTCCAATCTCAGAATCACGTAGATGGACCTTAGGTCTATGCCATGCATTCCTAGCTCTCACATCGACGACACGGGAGCTGCGCCATGTGCTCCCACTCCAAACATCGACGAACTGGTAGGGGATTGCAAACTCTGAGTCACGCAGGCGGAGGCGCGAGCTATGCCGAATGCTCCCTACTCATGTCgttgatctttgggctgattgtgAGTGGTGATTTCCTACGATTGATTCGTCTGCTGCGCCAACAGCTCTCCACTCTGATCTTGTCATCCTTGGCAACGATGTCTGGATGGAGCTAGCTTCTATCCATGGTGAGGACGAGCGCTGACTCTAAATCCGGCGCAAATTGAAGTTGGAGGAGGGGAATGCTTCTAGATCTAGGCATGGAGCGAGAGGGTCGACAAGGGAAGTTGGAGTCTAGGTCTGGAAGGAGAAGATCGATGAGGGGAGATGAAATGCGGCTGATAAAGAACATACAATTTGTTTCCCTTTCTCATGGTCACAATGGAAGGAAGGAGGTTGGGAAGATATTTTTGGGGCCCacacacaggaacaacaagattcACGGGACAAGATACCAAGGGCTAGGACGACTTGCTTCGTGGGATGGAGTATTCAATGTATAGATCTACTAGTTCAATAAAAATCAATCTTTTAAATCTTTGAATAATAACTTAGCAAAAAAAAACATGTATTTTTAGTTTATGCATGCTATATATTTGGATTCATATACAAAAGTACTTTAAGATGATGATATTTTTGTATTTATTAATTATATATTATGAAATATATGTATAGTCAAAGTTTTATTTAATATCATGCCAAAAAAATTATATGTCCTAACCAATGGGAGGCTGGAAGTAACTTTTGCGATAATTGAGGAGGTAAAATACGTTTTCCTTTCCGTTAGACGCAACAAACAAAATCTTGCATTCCATATTTATACAAACATCCCGGCCCAACTCTCTGGGCCCACCTAAAGCTACCAGTCCGCGGGCCCTGAAGCAACTACGCGTTCGACTTGGGCGCGCCCGCGCCACCGCGCGCCGCTACGACCCGGCGCCGCACCACGGCGTACGCCACGCCGATAGCCACTAGCGCGGCTGCTGCGGCGCCGACGAACACGCATGTCACCTTGTGGTTGAGGCGCCGGTGCGTCTCCACGGGCGCCACGGCCTCTTCGTCCAGGTCGGCCTTCGCTACGCTCGCCGATGTTCTTCTGACCGCGGACTCCCTCAGGCCTCAGCTGCTCCTGTCCGCGAGGCGCGAGCGCCGGCACCGGCGCGACGCCGTGAGCTCGTCGGGCGCGAGCGCTGGGGTGGAAGAAGTCGTAAGCAGCCGGCGACAGAGCGAGCGGGCTCTCGAAGGAGAGCCCGTGCGGGTGCGCTGCGGTGGGCATCTCCTCGCCGCGGCCGACGGGTAGAAGAACAAGCGCGATCGCCGCCACTACCGCCATTGTGGTGATCTTAGCCATGGCTCGAGctacaccttcggttgagctggaGCTTGATCTTATTGGTCACATAAGTTCGCAGGCGAGTGTGAGCTGGAATTCTTCATGCTTATATAGAGGGTGCAGCAGTAAGCACACAAAGGTACGGTGCCTGAGGCTTTGCTTCTACTTCAATTCTTGTAGTGGCAAGCGAAGGGGGAGCAGAATAATGGCAAGGTGTGAAGAGATGGCATGATGGTTTACAGGAGCTTTATTAGCTCCAGGTGCAGTGCAGAAGATGTCCATATGGAGAGGGCGAGACAGCCAGAGTGAGACACATCCTTAATCAGAGTCTTGTTTATTGTACTTCTTAAAAAAGAATCTTTTTAATTCAGACTAGTTAAGGGATCAATCATAGTCACTCCCACATGTGCTTTATAAACACTGTTAGTTTGTTACTGTCTTTAAAGCATGCCTTTTAAGCAACTTTTGGTTGCCTTTATGTTCGCTTTCGGGCTACTAATGATGGAAACATTCTTGGCCACAAAGGGAATGAGCAAAGAGTCTCTAGTGATCTTTTCCCTGCGGtaattgtgattgagttgaatatCTATTAGATATTAATGAAGACGTGAAGTTATGCAGTTTTTTTTTAGTTTGCGATTGATTATGATTACAAGTAACTCTTGATAGATAAATAGCTAGCACAGATGCCTCAGTAGCTAATCTGACAACAACCAAACAGTCACACAATAGTTAATACTCAAGAGAGAAATTTGTAGGCACCAATGCAGATTAGTCTCAGCAACAGAGAAAATGTAATGTGTCAGCCCTGAATGATCGACTCCAGCTGCTTTTACGATCCAGGCCCCAATTTGCACTAGATAAACCATCCAAGGCCCAGAAAAGCCTGTGCAGCACCTGCAGGGATCCAGTAGAGGTCATGATTTTTTTACCTCCCCTCCTTGGCCCATCCAGCCATGCCTGCCGCAGCAACACACCACGCATGATTGCTGCCTGCGCAGGAGCAAGGCCTCGCACGCGCACAGTCGTCGCCTGTCTGCCTGCCGTGCCAAGTCCAACGATTTGAAGGGCGCCACCGCCGGCCGCTGCTGTCTCGAGCAATTGAACAGGCGTGGCTTGCAGCCATGCCCCACATTACGTCGCCTTCACTCCTCCATCTTTTCCACGCTAGAGGGCGCGTCCCGGACAATGCAAATTTGCAACGCAGAACCTGTCTGTCTGAATGTGCTGCTATACTGGCAGCCAGCCAGCCACTCTTCAGAAACGCAAAGGTACTGTATTACTAGGAATCTTTCTGAGTATTGGCCACTAGGGTTCTTCGTTAAATGGGATGGAACAAGAAGGGCAAGGATGCCACATTCTATGATGTAACTTTATGTTAGATGCAACTGTCAATGGCTAATATGTTAGAAAATTGGCATTGTTCACAGGGTGCAGAATGTTGCTTAGAATCTTGTCTTTGTTTATTTGTGTTTGAGTAATCATACCTCGTGAGGCATGGCTTAGATTGAATGATTACCTTCTTTCGTTGGAGTGAGTATGGATATGGTAAAGGTGGTAAATaaacggctcgctcctgctgctaTTGCTATGGTTTGAAGGAGTATTTTTAGCCACTTATATTACGGGCTTGATCCATATTGAATAAGTTCTAAAGGTTTATATTAGATAAAATGTATGTTATGGTTTAGTATCATACGAGATGTTGAGAAAATATTAACACAACTTATATGTTTAGATCTTGTTTGTCTATGTTAGAGTTGTTGAGAAAAGGATTAAGGCACGTCACACGCGCGTGCCCCGCCACCGAGCCGACGTATGTCATGGTCATGGTGCGGTGGAGTGTAGTGGTATTTTGCCAAGTCAGGGAGTTATGGGAAGTTTCTAATATAACTCCGAGATTTACGGTTCTATGTGATCTCCCATGTGAGTTACGCTTCTTTGTCTCTTGATCTTCTGTGCCCGCTCTCTTAAACTCCTATGTCCACTTAGTTCTTCTAGCTCGCCATCATTACTCGATCTGTCGCTACTTGCCCCCGCTTCAGTTGTTAGACAACTGTTTCTATTCCAGTTCTTCTGTGCAAGAGTACTAGGACTCTAGGAGAGTGGGCCTCTAAAACGAGTGTCGTCCAAAAGTTTATCTATATGGGTGAAGGATAATAACCCCTTCATCCTCTCCTTCCTAATGATAATCGACCCTCTGTTTTCTCCTTTTCGACATGGTGATGATCGGCATAACTACTTCTCTGTACTGCACCGAGCAAGAAAAGTACACCGATTGGGCACTATGTCCGCCACTTGGCTTCATATGCATATATTCAATCACAAACTATTTCTAGATTAAATTGTTGCCGAAATTGTATAATTTTCTAACAATCTAATAGCACGATAGGCTTTTTTTAGctggctttgcaagcatattgaaATCGAATATTTTTTAGGGACAACATTAGAGATAGTGGTATCAGATATGCATATTATGGTTGGTTGCTatgtgaaagtcgtctagagaggggtggataggcgaaacctgaaaattataattctaaatccaaactagatcccttgattagtggttagaacaagattcacaattatcggagaataaaactaagtcctttgcttgcaacgagtattgttttcaaagagtgcgaAATTTAATCAATTAGCAATACTACTAgaagtggagaataatgcaagagggcttagataagaagatgaGTAACACAAGTtttttcttgcaaggagttgcttcttcAAATGTGAATTTAACTCGAAGCAACACAAAagatattagcaaagagtagtgcaagagaacttagaaagggagagaacaaacaaatcacaagcaataaacacaagagacacgggtgatttgttttaccgaggttcggccctcgaaggcctagtccccgttgaggagtccactaaggacaggtctctttcaaccctttccctctctccaccgatcaccaagaccagcgagctcttcttcttctcaaggatcacttaagaccccgcaaggatcaccacactcttaggtgtctcttgctagctttacaagcctccaaaactttggaggaagttcaatgggagtcaaaactccacgctcgaATGATcataagatgtagcacacactttctctcgatgaatctcacaaggcactattgctaaactcacacgagaagctttccttttcttgctctctcttttgtggcacttgtgtgggttgtagtggtctaaatcttctgtataggatggatcaatgaatagaggtggttgggaggacttggatatgtcaactatatgacttggaatgttgcttggactcccacaccttgaagtggccggttggggtggtatttatagccaccaaccaaattgtagccgttggagaaggctgctggcgatgggcgcaccggacggtccggtgcgccaccggacagtgtccggtgcatcgtcacgtcaccctgtcgttagggcttggagctggtcgaccgttggaggct is a genomic window of Zea mays cultivar B73 chromosome 5, Zm-B73-REFERENCE-NAM-5.0, whole genome shotgun sequence containing:
- the LOC103626157 gene encoding uncharacterized protein; the encoded protein is MAKITTMAVVAAIALVLLPVGRGEEMPTAAHPHGLSFESPLALSPAAYDFFHPSARARRAHGVAPVPALAPRGQEQLRPEGVRGQKNIGERSEGRPGRRGRGARGDAPAPQPQGDMRVRRRRSSRASGYRRGVRRGAAPGRSGARWRGRAQVERVVASGPADW